A window of the Bacillus andreraoultii genome harbors these coding sequences:
- the rbsK gene encoding ribokinase yields MVKVAVVGSASIDLIVTASKRPLAGETLIGESFHTAPGGKGANQAVAAARLDAEVDMIGCVGDDAFGKEIMDNFKKNGVSVRYVEPVTHCPSGTAHITLAEGDNSIIVVKGANDYVTPEYVKQAEESLHGADIILIQQEIPIETVEYVATFCDRFQRKLLLNPAPARKLSEKVIEYATFITPNEHEFAVLFGNENRSKVLAKYPNKLIITEGSNGVRFHNGKTEEVIPAYQVEPVDTTGAGDTFNAAFAVAVAEGKEIADAIKIANRAASLSIKKFGAQGGMPTRKELERSL; encoded by the coding sequence ATGGTAAAAGTTGCAGTTGTTGGAAGTGCATCAATTGATTTGATAGTGACGGCAAGTAAACGACCGCTTGCCGGAGAAACTTTAATTGGTGAATCATTTCATACAGCACCAGGGGGAAAAGGAGCAAACCAAGCAGTTGCTGCTGCAAGACTCGATGCCGAAGTAGACATGATTGGTTGTGTTGGTGATGATGCTTTTGGGAAAGAGATCATGGATAACTTTAAGAAAAATGGTGTTTCTGTCCGCTATGTGGAACCGGTTACACATTGTCCATCAGGAACGGCCCACATTACATTAGCTGAAGGCGATAATAGCATCATCGTTGTGAAAGGGGCAAATGATTATGTTACTCCTGAATATGTGAAACAAGCGGAAGAATCGCTGCATGGGGCAGATATCATATTGATTCAACAAGAAATACCAATCGAAACGGTCGAATATGTGGCTACATTTTGTGATCGCTTTCAACGAAAACTACTTTTAAATCCAGCTCCAGCAAGAAAGTTAAGTGAAAAGGTTATTGAATATGCAACCTTTATCACGCCGAATGAACATGAATTTGCGGTACTTTTTGGGAATGAAAATCGCTCGAAAGTACTAGCGAAATATCCAAATAAATTAATTATTACAGAAGGAAGTAACGGTGTTCGTTTCCATAACGGGAAAACGGAAGAGGTCATTCCGGCTTACCAAGTAGAACCGGTTGATACAACTGGGGCTGGCGATACGTTTAATGCAGCGTTTGCCGTGGCGGTCGCAGAGGGGAAAGAGATAGCTGATGCGATTAAAATTGCGAATCGGGCTGCATCTTTATCGATTAAGAAGTTCGGTGCCCAAGGTGGTATGCCAACACGGAAAGAATTAGAAAGGAGTCTGTAA
- a CDS encoding AAA family ATPase → MRPLKLTMTAFGPYKEREVIDFTELKENRLFVISGNTGAGKTTIFDAICFVLYGSASGEDRSDIKCLRSDFADDDIYTSVELEFELRGHFYRIKRQLPHVKKGNKTATGDSYEFYERIEDEEIPCVDRQIVSEINKRVEELIGLTRDQFIQIVMLPQGEFRKLLTSQTENKEEILRKIFKTERYTFISQRLKAKKQLAEEEFNREKQTRDRYFSDIKTLLPLRVESLLFETLSQENFNTYQVLAGLDEEEMFYEDTITDNKKIEAQAEKTYNEKLEIFHKAEGINAEFIKLEEKENLLKEYETKKPIIKTKEVQLENAERASKIEGYETQVNEWRLDEREKTTRLKQTEKGYDEVVDQLKRVELTYKEEESKKGEREEIAKKLQHYKELLPTVQEIDKKKQQLTEQYKYVQSLVKQKDEVANNIHEIKEMKQSINRQIKEMEQKVDTLPDKQQKVNELRNHAIVLRDYIRLAQQKDKLSKEISEQKIQHEAAKQQYEKLESAWVNGQAIILATHLHDGEPCPVCGSMEHPKRADGHFSVPTKEELDTAKKEFNGIDDKYREFVATFHSVKQQMEEKGKEVEQIGIELQNVRETYNQFVEEGKQLKEEVNSLQLEKEKLHNFKVNLEKIEMNLNEKEEHQEALAKSYLEKSTAFEANKAIYQEQLNRIPEDLQKLSVLELEITKTEAKQRDLEIAWELVQKQLQSSREELAKAQVNLDNAKQQLSEVTLKREKAEQQFYEMLQQAQFVDEVQYRKSKLSEVEQKQLKQEIDTYYSHIAVLQQQIKELHDSLADKKKVDLVELKNDLDKSKQAFEQAQETLRQSEQYLNHVQTLKEAITEANERLNQLEKRKDTVTDLYDVIRGQNDKKISFERYLQIEFLEQILMAANERLKRLSNGQFVLQRSERQEARGKQSGLGLDVYDSYTGQTRDVKTLSGGEKFNASLSLALGMADVIQSYQGGVSIDTMFIDEGFGSLDEESLTKAIDTLIDLQQTGRMIGIISHVQELKNAIPAALEVNKMKEGYSKTQFVIK, encoded by the coding sequence ATGAGACCACTTAAATTAACGATGACCGCGTTTGGTCCATATAAAGAACGGGAAGTAATTGATTTTACTGAGCTAAAAGAAAATCGATTATTTGTTATTTCCGGAAATACTGGGGCAGGGAAAACGACAATATTTGATGCCATCTGTTTTGTTCTTTATGGTTCTGCGAGTGGAGAGGATCGTAGTGATATAAAATGCTTGCGGAGTGACTTTGCTGATGATGACATCTATACATCTGTTGAATTAGAATTTGAGCTCCGAGGTCATTTTTACCGAATTAAAAGGCAGCTCCCCCATGTGAAGAAAGGGAATAAGACAGCAACCGGTGATTCATATGAATTTTACGAGCGGATAGAAGACGAAGAGATTCCTTGTGTAGACCGGCAAATCGTTTCAGAAATAAATAAAAGAGTGGAAGAGTTGATTGGCTTAACTAGGGATCAATTTATTCAAATTGTTATGCTGCCACAAGGTGAATTTCGAAAGCTTCTTACCTCTCAAACGGAAAATAAAGAGGAGATACTTCGGAAAATTTTTAAAACAGAACGTTATACTTTTATTAGCCAACGATTAAAAGCAAAAAAACAATTGGCTGAAGAAGAGTTTAACCGTGAAAAACAAACGCGTGATCGATATTTTTCCGATATAAAAACATTACTTCCACTCCGTGTGGAATCCTTGTTATTTGAGACACTTTCCCAGGAAAACTTCAACACATATCAAGTGTTAGCAGGACTTGATGAGGAAGAAATGTTTTATGAAGATACAATTACCGATAATAAAAAAATAGAAGCACAAGCTGAAAAGACCTACAATGAGAAGCTCGAAATTTTCCATAAAGCAGAAGGAATCAATGCGGAGTTTATCAAATTAGAAGAGAAAGAGAATCTCTTAAAAGAATATGAGACAAAGAAACCAATCATTAAGACGAAAGAAGTGCAACTCGAAAATGCCGAACGTGCTAGTAAAATTGAAGGGTATGAAACACAAGTTAACGAGTGGCGACTAGACGAGAGGGAGAAAACGACTCGTTTAAAACAGACTGAAAAAGGTTATGATGAGGTAGTTGATCAATTGAAACGTGTAGAGCTTACTTATAAAGAGGAAGAAAGTAAAAAAGGTGAACGAGAGGAAATCGCCAAAAAACTTCAGCATTATAAGGAGCTTTTACCAACTGTACAGGAAATTGATAAGAAAAAGCAACAATTAACGGAACAATATAAATATGTTCAAAGCTTAGTAAAGCAAAAGGATGAAGTGGCAAACAATATACATGAAATAAAGGAAATGAAACAATCGATTAACCGACAAATAAAAGAAATGGAACAAAAAGTAGATACATTGCCAGATAAACAACAGAAGGTTAATGAATTGCGTAATCATGCAATTGTGTTACGTGATTATATTCGCTTAGCGCAACAGAAAGATAAGCTTAGCAAAGAAATAAGTGAGCAGAAAATTCAGCACGAAGCGGCAAAACAACAATATGAAAAGTTAGAATCTGCTTGGGTGAACGGACAAGCCATTATTCTTGCGACACATTTACACGATGGTGAACCTTGTCCGGTTTGTGGGAGCATGGAACATCCGAAGCGAGCAGATGGTCATTTTTCTGTTCCAACAAAAGAGGAACTTGATACAGCTAAAAAAGAATTCAATGGAATAGACGATAAATATCGAGAGTTCGTTGCAACGTTTCATTCTGTCAAACAACAAATGGAAGAGAAAGGAAAAGAAGTTGAACAAATTGGTATTGAGCTTCAAAATGTACGTGAAACATATAACCAGTTTGTAGAAGAAGGAAAGCAGCTAAAAGAGGAAGTCAATTCTTTACAACTAGAAAAGGAAAAACTACACAATTTTAAAGTGAACTTGGAAAAAATTGAAATGAATCTTAATGAAAAAGAAGAACATCAAGAAGCGCTAGCAAAATCGTACCTTGAAAAGAGCACGGCATTCGAAGCGAATAAAGCTATTTATCAAGAGCAATTAAATCGGATTCCGGAAGACCTACAAAAATTGTCCGTGTTAGAGCTAGAAATAACAAAAACAGAAGCAAAGCAAAGGGATTTAGAAATAGCATGGGAACTTGTCCAAAAACAATTGCAGTCGTCAAGGGAAGAGTTAGCAAAAGCACAAGTGAACTTGGATAATGCAAAACAGCAACTAAGTGAGGTTACGTTAAAAAGGGAAAAAGCGGAACAACAATTTTATGAAATGTTGCAACAAGCGCAGTTCGTAGATGAAGTGCAATACCGCAAATCAAAACTTTCTGAAGTGGAGCAAAAACAACTAAAACAAGAAATTGATACGTATTATAGTCATATTGCTGTGCTTCAACAACAAATTAAAGAACTCCATGATTCTTTAGCTGATAAAAAGAAAGTGGACCTAGTCGAGTTGAAGAATGACTTAGACAAGTCTAAACAAGCGTTTGAACAAGCACAAGAGACATTAAGGCAGTCTGAGCAGTATTTAAATCATGTTCAAACATTAAAAGAAGCAATTACAGAAGCAAATGAACGTCTCAATCAATTAGAAAAACGAAAAGATACAGTAACAGATTTGTATGATGTGATTCGTGGGCAAAATGATAAGAAGATTTCTTTTGAACGATATTTGCAAATTGAATTTTTAGAGCAAATTTTAATGGCTGCAAATGAACGATTAAAACGTTTATCAAACGGACAATTTGTTTTACAACGTAGTGAACGACAAGAAGCAAGAGGAAAACAAAGTGGTCTTGGTCTTGATGTGTATGATTCTTATACAGGCCAAACTCGTGATGTGAAAACATTGTCTGGTGGGGAGAAGTTTAATGCGTCCTTATCCCTTGCTCTTGGTATGGCAGATGTGATCCAAAGTTACCAAGGGGGCGTCTCCATTGATACGATGTTTATCGATGAAGGATTTGGCTCGCTAGATGAAGAGTCTCTAACAAAGGCGATTGATACATTAATCGATTTGCAACAAACAGGTCGAATGATCGGTATTATCTCCCATGTTCAAGAATTAAAAAATGCCATTCCTGCTGCCTTAGAAGTGAATAAGATGAAAGAAGGATACAGTAAAACACAGTTTGTTATCAAATAA
- a CDS encoding sucrose-specific PTS transporter subunit IIBC, which translates to MSENSKIVKELIDAIGGKDNIISAAHCATRLRIMVKDKEKIDQQRVENLDKVKGAFFNSGQYQVIFGTGTVNRMYEEAMKLGVSGTTKAEQAQEAAKSGSKFQRAIRTFGDVFVPIIPVLVATGLFMGLRGLVMQDEILGLFGLTPDDISQNFILITEVLTDTAFAFLPALVAWSTFRVFGGSPVIGLVLGLMLVNPALPNAYAVAGGDASPLMFLGFIPVVGYQGSVLPAFIAGIVGAKLERWIRKRVPEALDLIITPFLTLLVMITLALFLIGPIFHSAENVILTVFKSILEWPLGISGLIIGGLNQLIVVTGVHHIFNMLEIQLLEAFGNNPYNAIITCSVAAQGGAALAVGLKTKSPKLKALALPSSFSAFLGITEPAIFGVNLRYFKPFIMGLIGGGVGGFLSAILGLKATGMAITVIPGTLLYLNGQIFLYLLVNIVAIATAFVLTWMFGYSDKMLDNQNQESKAS; encoded by the coding sequence ATGTCTGAAAACAGTAAAATTGTTAAAGAGTTAATCGATGCAATTGGTGGGAAAGACAATATTATATCTGCTGCCCACTGTGCAACACGTCTTCGCATCATGGTTAAAGATAAAGAGAAAATTGATCAACAAAGAGTGGAGAATCTTGATAAAGTGAAAGGAGCGTTCTTCAATTCGGGGCAATATCAAGTTATTTTTGGAACTGGGACTGTAAACCGGATGTATGAAGAGGCAATGAAATTAGGTGTTAGTGGTACGACAAAAGCGGAACAAGCACAAGAGGCTGCAAAGAGTGGGAGTAAATTCCAACGGGCAATTCGTACATTTGGTGATGTATTTGTTCCAATTATTCCAGTCCTTGTTGCAACCGGCTTATTTATGGGGTTACGCGGTCTTGTCATGCAAGATGAAATTTTAGGTTTGTTTGGTTTGACACCTGATGATATTTCACAAAACTTTATTTTAATTACTGAAGTTTTAACCGATACCGCATTTGCCTTCCTACCAGCACTTGTTGCTTGGTCTACATTCCGTGTGTTTGGTGGTAGCCCTGTGATTGGTCTTGTACTTGGTTTAATGCTTGTCAATCCAGCGTTACCGAATGCGTATGCCGTTGCTGGTGGTGATGCAAGTCCGTTAATGTTCCTAGGTTTTATTCCGGTCGTTGGTTATCAAGGCTCTGTCTTACCAGCGTTCATCGCAGGGATTGTCGGGGCAAAATTAGAACGATGGATTCGTAAGCGTGTACCAGAAGCGTTAGATTTAATTATCACGCCGTTTTTAACACTCTTAGTAATGATTACGCTTGCTTTATTTCTTATCGGACCCATTTTCCATTCAGCAGAAAATGTTATATTAACAGTCTTTAAGTCAATTCTAGAGTGGCCATTAGGGATTAGCGGACTGATTATTGGTGGATTAAACCAATTAATTGTCGTAACAGGTGTGCATCATATCTTTAATATGCTTGAAATCCAATTACTCGAGGCGTTTGGGAATAACCCGTACAATGCGATTATTACCTGTTCTGTTGCGGCTCAAGGTGGGGCAGCTCTTGCAGTTGGTTTGAAAACAAAATCACCAAAATTAAAAGCATTAGCATTACCATCTTCATTCTCCGCATTTCTAGGTATTACAGAACCCGCCATTTTCGGTGTTAATTTACGTTATTTTAAACCGTTTATTATGGGATTAATTGGTGGTGGCGTTGGTGGTTTTCTTTCAGCAATTCTCGGACTAAAAGCAACCGGAATGGCTATTACTGTTATTCCAGGAACACTTCTTTATTTAAACGGTCAAATCTTCCTTTATTTATTAGTGAATATCGTTGCCATTGCAACAGCCTTTGTATTAACATGGATGTTCGGCTATTCCGATAAAATGTTGGACAATCAAAACCAAGAATCGAAAGCAAGTTAA
- a CDS encoding alpha/beta-type small acid-soluble spore protein, which produces MPRRNKILVPEARKELDQLKAKVVGTNNPHEAKFEAAKEVGVPLKEGYNGKLTAEEAGKVGGRLGGSMVKELVKMAQENLNKRP; this is translated from the coding sequence ATGCCACGAAGAAATAAAATATTAGTACCGGAAGCCCGGAAAGAACTAGATCAGTTAAAAGCGAAAGTTGTAGGAACAAACAATCCACACGAAGCAAAGTTTGAAGCGGCCAAGGAAGTAGGTGTTCCGTTAAAAGAAGGTTATAACGGTAAATTAACAGCTGAGGAAGCAGGAAAGGTTGGGGGACGATTAGGCGGTAGTATGGTAAAAGAACTCGTCAAAATGGCCCAAGAAAATTTAAATAAAAGACCGTAA
- the rbsD gene encoding D-ribose pyranase, with product MKKHGILNSEIAKILADLGHTDLIVIGDAGLPTPSGVKKIDLALKPGTPSFQEVIEVVSDDMHIEKVYLASEIKENNRSQYEFLKNHFTQDIEFISHEEFKQLTANAKVIIRTGEITPYSNCILQAGVFF from the coding sequence ATGAAAAAACACGGGATTTTAAATAGCGAGATCGCAAAAATACTAGCTGATTTAGGTCACACCGATTTAATCGTTATTGGCGATGCAGGGTTACCAACTCCAAGTGGGGTCAAAAAAATCGATCTTGCTTTAAAGCCAGGAACCCCCTCTTTCCAAGAAGTAATCGAAGTCGTTTCTGATGATATGCATATAGAAAAAGTGTATCTTGCCTCTGAAATAAAAGAGAATAATAGATCACAATATGAATTTTTAAAGAATCATTTTACACAAGATATTGAGTTTATCTCCCATGAAGAGTTCAAACAATTGACTGCAAATGCAAAAGTTATTATACGGACAGGAGAAATTACCCCGTATTCAAACTGTATTTTACAAGCTGGCGTCTTTTTTTAA
- a CDS encoding LacI family DNA-binding transcriptional regulator → MITILDIAKMANVSRTTVSRVLNNSGYVSEEVRERVMKVIKETGYVPSQQAKSLRTKETKVIGVILPRISTETASKIVAGIDEVLSSEGYQILLATTNLQVEKEIEYLRLLVNRQVDGIIFVATNILPEVVKEIKQIKIPLIVVGQNMPEASSVYNDDYHAAKFLTEMFIHKGKKQIAYIGVSETDYAVGVERKRGYLDTLAEYEIEAQEKWIEIGSFETESGYQCMKKMIKNNETLPEAVFAATDRIAIGVMSFLKEKNIHIPEMISIASIGASDISQYVTPQLTTIDYENEKAGKAAAKLLLKNIKGETTKIEKIILSYRLREGNSI, encoded by the coding sequence TTGATTACCATATTAGATATTGCAAAAATGGCGAATGTATCACGGACAACCGTTTCTCGTGTGTTAAATAATTCTGGTTATGTTAGTGAAGAAGTTCGGGAACGAGTAATGAAAGTTATTAAAGAAACAGGTTATGTACCTAGTCAACAGGCAAAGTCCCTTCGAACGAAAGAAACGAAAGTAATTGGTGTGATTTTACCAAGAATTAGTACAGAAACAGCGAGTAAAATTGTTGCTGGGATCGATGAGGTTCTTAGTAGTGAAGGATATCAAATTTTATTAGCGACAACGAATTTACAAGTTGAAAAAGAGATTGAATATTTACGGCTCCTTGTTAATCGACAAGTTGATGGGATTATATTCGTTGCAACGAATATTCTTCCTGAAGTTGTCAAGGAGATTAAGCAAATAAAGATTCCACTCATTGTTGTTGGGCAAAATATGCCTGAAGCATCATCTGTCTATAATGATGATTACCATGCTGCTAAATTTCTAACAGAGATGTTTATTCATAAAGGGAAGAAACAAATTGCGTATATTGGTGTCTCGGAAACAGACTATGCAGTAGGTGTAGAAAGAAAACGAGGTTATTTAGATACGCTAGCAGAATATGAAATTGAGGCTCAAGAAAAATGGATTGAAATTGGAAGTTTTGAAACAGAGTCTGGTTATCAATGTATGAAAAAGATGATCAAGAATAATGAGACGTTACCAGAGGCGGTATTTGCAGCGACCGACCGTATTGCAATTGGTGTCATGTCATTTCTAAAGGAAAAAAATATTCACATCCCCGAGATGATTAGTATTGCCAGTATTGGGGCGAGTGATATATCCCAATATGTTACTCCACAATTAACGACAATTGATTACGAAAATGAGAAGGCAGGGAAAGCGGCTGCTAAGTTATTATTAAAAAATATTAAGGGGGAAACAACAAAAATAGAAAAAATTATTTTAAGTTATAGACTAAGAGAGGGAAATAGTATATAA
- a CDS encoding glycoside hydrolase family 32 protein, translated as MNKDLQLREKIKQKLVDVKQKLGKDGNRLAFHLTPAVGLLNDPNGLIYFKGKYHVFFQWNPFETKHTFKAWGHVSSQDFIGWEVHPPALVPSEWYEKDGCYSGSAVEYNGKLYLFYTGNVRTEDGGRETYQCLAITEDGICFEKKGPVIELPEGYTTHFRDPKVWQEGEKWYMVLGAQTKSFEGSVVLYSSSDLLHWQLEGPLAGPGITLDDPFGFMWECPDFFLLNEKDVLVCSPQGLESEPYKYQNLYQSGYFIGDWDRKTKKFSHSKFQELDYGFDFYAPQTFTDGKGRRILIAWMGMGDEMEQHHPTVRDGWLHALTVPRELSIKAEKLYQQPIDELKMLRTNYYSEAFTLTNEKIEIGLNSDLQEIIINIDQFEGKKFSLQLPDRWKLTYTREQGIISFERTRFDTHEKETRHCLIESIETIHILQDRSSVEIFLNNGEKVFTSRYYSNNTHHSCVIAVDGSVAMQWQNWDLGSFSFQHHE; from the coding sequence ATGAATAAGGATTTGCAATTACGTGAGAAGATTAAACAAAAGCTAGTTGATGTGAAGCAGAAACTGGGGAAGGATGGAAATCGACTCGCCTTTCATTTAACACCAGCTGTTGGCCTTTTGAATGATCCAAACGGTTTAATTTATTTTAAAGGAAAGTACCATGTCTTCTTCCAATGGAATCCGTTTGAGACAAAACATACATTTAAAGCCTGGGGACATGTTTCCTCGCAAGATTTCATTGGGTGGGAGGTGCACCCACCAGCTTTAGTTCCAAGTGAATGGTATGAGAAAGATGGTTGTTATTCAGGTTCAGCTGTTGAGTATAACGGAAAACTCTATTTATTTTATACAGGAAATGTCCGAACAGAAGATGGTGGACGAGAAACGTATCAATGCTTAGCGATTACTGAAGATGGGATCTGTTTTGAGAAAAAAGGTCCTGTGATTGAATTGCCTGAAGGGTACACAACACATTTCCGTGATCCAAAAGTATGGCAGGAAGGCGAAAAATGGTATATGGTTTTAGGAGCGCAAACAAAATCATTCGAGGGTTCCGTTGTTTTGTATTCTTCTTCTGACTTACTTCATTGGCAATTAGAAGGGCCTTTAGCTGGTCCAGGAATAACTTTAGACGATCCCTTTGGCTTTATGTGGGAATGTCCAGATTTCTTTCTACTTAATGAAAAAGACGTCTTAGTTTGTTCACCACAAGGGCTTGAATCTGAGCCGTACAAATATCAAAACTTATACCAATCGGGTTACTTTATTGGAGACTGGGATCGGAAAACAAAAAAGTTCAGTCATAGTAAATTTCAAGAACTTGATTATGGATTTGATTTTTATGCACCACAAACGTTTACTGACGGAAAGGGGCGACGAATTTTAATTGCTTGGATGGGAATGGGAGATGAAATGGAGCAACATCATCCAACTGTTCGAGATGGCTGGCTTCATGCGTTAACAGTCCCGCGGGAGCTATCGATAAAGGCAGAGAAACTATATCAACAGCCTATTGATGAACTAAAAATGTTACGTACGAATTACTATAGTGAAGCTTTCACTTTAACGAATGAGAAGATAGAAATTGGGCTAAACTCGGATCTTCAAGAAATCATAATTAATATTGATCAATTTGAGGGAAAAAAATTTAGTCTACAGTTACCTGACAGATGGAAGCTAACATATACGCGCGAACAAGGTATTATAAGTTTTGAGCGAACACGCTTTGATACACATGAAAAAGAAACAAGACACTGTTTAATCGAAAGTATTGAAACGATTCATATTTTACAAGACCGTTCTTCGGTGGAAATTTTTCTAAATAACGGTGAAAAAGTATTTACGAGTCGTTATTATTCAAATAACACCCATCATTCATGTGTCATTGCGGTAGATGGAAGTGTAGCGATGCAATGGCAGAACTGGGACCTCGGTTCATTTTCTTTTCAACATCATGAGTAA
- a CDS encoding LacI family DNA-binding transcriptional regulator, whose translation MAVTIRDVAKEAGVSVATVSRVLNSSGYVHEDTRDAVMDAIKRLNYKPNEVARSLYKKKSKFIGLVLPDITNPFFPALARGVEDFLYREGYHLIIGNSDEQMEKENEYVHGFLQNNVVGLIISTHDIDFHAIKTAKIPVVLLDRTTDEFPAVYADQIQGGKLAATKIIERGCHEVTIIRGPVTIKPVYERFRAAYDVLKKNNKKVNIIDAQLTFESGQKTAKELFEKYPNTDAVLACNDPVAIAILNEAIKQGRQIPEDMQIIGFDNISMSSVVHPGLSTINQPAYEMGLKAAEILLKQINQEKLTKIHYKFPVSFIERESTRKEEK comes from the coding sequence ATGGCAGTTACTATTCGTGATGTTGCGAAAGAAGCGGGTGTTTCAGTAGCGACAGTATCGAGAGTATTAAACAGTAGCGGATATGTGCATGAAGACACAAGAGATGCTGTTATGGATGCAATTAAACGATTAAATTATAAACCAAATGAAGTGGCTCGGTCACTTTATAAAAAGAAATCAAAATTTATTGGACTGGTACTACCTGATATTACCAACCCTTTTTTCCCGGCACTTGCTCGTGGAGTTGAAGATTTTTTATATCGTGAAGGGTATCATCTCATCATTGGGAACAGTGATGAGCAAATGGAAAAAGAAAATGAATATGTTCATGGATTCCTACAAAATAACGTGGTTGGTCTCATTATATCCACTCACGATATTGATTTCCATGCTATAAAAACAGCTAAAATTCCGGTTGTTCTTTTAGACCGGACAACAGATGAATTTCCGGCAGTTTATGCGGACCAAATTCAAGGTGGAAAACTTGCCGCAACAAAAATCATTGAACGAGGTTGTCATGAAGTAACCATTATTCGCGGACCAGTTACCATTAAACCTGTTTATGAACGGTTTAGGGCAGCATATGATGTGTTAAAAAAGAACAATAAAAAGGTAAACATTATTGATGCACAGTTAACTTTTGAAAGTGGTCAAAAAACTGCAAAAGAACTGTTTGAAAAATATCCGAATACAGATGCCGTGCTAGCATGTAACGATCCTGTTGCCATTGCTATTTTAAATGAAGCCATTAAACAAGGACGCCAAATCCCAGAAGATATGCAAATTATCGGGTTTGATAATATTTCGATGAGCAGTGTTGTACATCCTGGATTATCGACGATCAATCAGCCGGCCTATGAAATGGGTTTAAAAGCTGCAGAGATTTTGTTAAAACAAATTAATCAAGAAAAACTAACGAAAATCCATTATAAGTTTCCTGTAAGTTTTATTGAACGAGAATCAACGCGAAAGGAAGAGAAATAA
- a CDS encoding exonuclease SbcCD subunit D: MKFFHTADWHLGKLVQGVYMTEDQRYVLKQFIEAIEVEKPDAVIIAGDLYDRGIPPTEAVNLLDEVLEEIVLRLKTPVLAVAGNHDSPTRLHFGSRMMKANGYHIVGQLSNSLQPVILHDEYGEVHFHLIPFADPSVVRHLFEDDEIRSHNDAMQKIVAAIETKMDPNARHVFVGHAFVTPHGEEQENTSESERPLAIGGSEYVDANLFKNFHYTALGHLHQAHFVLDEKIRYSGSPLKYSISEENHKKGYLIVELDEQGNVTIEKKLLEPIRDMCTVESSMEELLKHPINDDYVFVRLLDETPVLSPMEKVRSVYPNAMHVERRIILSNDHEDTNVEKVARHKMDDLSLFRAFYQEVKQTEVTEETEAIFKEVLHELLQEDQEEFKRVAMEVAASKSVDSEGGES; this comes from the coding sequence ATGAAATTTTTCCATACAGCAGACTGGCATTTAGGTAAACTCGTCCAAGGTGTATATATGACAGAAGATCAACGGTATGTTTTAAAACAATTTATTGAAGCGATAGAAGTAGAGAAACCGGATGCAGTCATTATCGCTGGAGATTTATATGATCGTGGGATACCACCAACAGAAGCAGTAAATTTGCTAGATGAAGTGCTAGAAGAAATTGTCCTTAGGTTAAAAACACCGGTCTTGGCTGTTGCCGGGAACCATGATAGTCCAACTCGTCTCCATTTCGGAAGTCGGATGATGAAAGCAAATGGTTATCATATCGTAGGGCAACTTTCAAATTCGTTACAACCAGTTATTTTACATGATGAATATGGTGAGGTTCATTTTCACCTTATCCCGTTTGCTGATCCGAGTGTTGTTCGGCATTTGTTTGAAGATGATGAAATTCGTTCCCATAACGATGCCATGCAAAAAATTGTTGCAGCGATTGAGACAAAAATGGATCCGAATGCGCGACATGTGTTTGTTGGACATGCCTTTGTAACGCCTCACGGGGAGGAGCAAGAAAATACGAGTGAATCAGAACGGCCACTTGCTATCGGTGGTTCGGAATACGTCGATGCCAACCTGTTCAAAAACTTCCACTACACAGCTTTAGGGCACCTACATCAAGCCCATTTCGTATTGGATGAGAAGATTCGTTATTCAGGCTCACCATTGAAATACTCGATATCAGAGGAAAATCATAAGAAAGGCTATTTAATCGTTGAGTTAGATGAACAAGGAAATGTGACAATTGAGAAAAAGTTGCTAGAACCAATTCGGGATATGTGCACGGTTGAGTCGTCGATGGAAGAATTACTGAAACATCCAATTAATGACGATTATGTTTTTGTTCGTTTGTTAGATGAGACACCGGTTCTATCACCAATGGAAAAGGTTCGTTCTGTTTATCCGAATGCGATGCACGTTGAGCGGAGAATTATTTTATCTAATGATCATGAAGATACAAATGTTGAAAAAGTTGCCCGTCATAAAATGGACGACCTATCATTATTCCGCGCATTTTACCAAGAAGTGAAACAGACAGAGGTAACGGAAGAAACGGAAGCGATATTTAAAGAAGTTCTCCATGAATTATTGCAGGAAGACCAAGAAGAATTTAAGCGTGTAGCGATGGAAGTTGCGGCATCTAAGTCAGTAGATTCAGAAGGAGGAGAATCATGA